TTAATTTAGGAGACTAAAAGCAAAGATCAACGACAAATGAAAAGTACTTAATAACACAAACATCCAGTCGGTACAATGTATCTTAGAACCACAGATTCTTCACCGAGGCAATTCTGCCTTTGCCATTAAGGTCTGTAATCCTACCATTTTGCCACTGGACACTCCCAAGGTTTGTTTTTACCACGTGAAGGGTCCCAGTGGCAAAAAGTCAAAAACCAAAATGCATCTGGGATTTCATCACTTGATGGCAAAAGCAGAATTTGCGCGCTCTTACACTGCAGCCACTTGGTTGTACAAGCAGCCGTAGGATTAAGCAAAAGGTGGATCACGTGATCAGTTCAGATCCTAGTAAACCTGGTAATAACCTAATCTAGTTTATCCGTGATACTTCATGGTTCTAAGTTCAGTGTGGCGTCTGCACTGGCCTCGACTTCCTTCTTGCTCCTGATCTTGCATCTCCTCTTTGCTTCCTCATCTAGGTAGACCAGGTCTTCGACGACCGCAATGTGCGCATACAGCAGCTCTTCCAGGTTGTCAACAGGAGCAGCCTTCTTACCTTTGCCATCTCTCATCTGCTGGAACTCTTCCTTACCGTGGTTTCTGCTGGAGAAATAGTCGTTGATTCTCATGGCTTCCTGAAACCCAGATATTGTTGGCTGGAACTTCACCAGGAAGACACTCTGATTAGCAGGTCTTCCATGGCTAACCTTCACCTTCTCACGTGGTACCCCTATATCTGGATAAACAAAACAACATGAACAACTATTGGAGTCAATAGCACAAGGCTGCTATTAACAACTAAAGATTAACCTCTCAGAAAGCTGCATTATTACAAATGCATTCATTTTGCTACGAAAATACTTCCATAATCACAAAGGAACAAACAAGTATGCCTAAATAAGCCAATGTATCAGTCCATTCATAACATCTTAAGGAAATACTACAGAAGACAACATAAGAACATATTTAGCCACAATCATAATTTCTAAGGTATCCATATTGATAAACAAAAAGTTAACAAGTGCACAGGTATGTTCTTCTGAGGCTCAGCGGAAACTAACTTGCCAGTACGCCTTCAATTTCTTCCATGGACACAACCTTTGCTTCAGTATCCTTTGCCTTGCTCACGATTGAGCTGTTATGTATCACAACTACTGGAGGCCACAACATGAGATCTCCCCTCATGGCATTTACTTCCTCAGATGAAATGGAGTGATGGGCTTTAGATGTGTCTGGAGCAACAAGCCAATTCCACCCCATCAAAACACAGAGTGCTTTGTGAAAccctaaggccccgtttgggtccaagaaattggaatctatttaatggagtaggctaatttatgttggaatgtggcattccacaactttccaaagtttagatataagcctatcttaaattcatggggtgggagatggaaattgattctatagattatggttattagatggaattcaattcttatagcacgctcttagactcgcttctctatagtagaagtgcagcatacaagtatctctcccatatcaccaactataatatacaactatataccacatacaattatattagcttaattaatttgtgtctaaattatgattattaggatggaattcaattccaatgaaccaaacggggcctaagtgtTTTGTCTTCAACCCTGCTTTGGATGTATCATAAGCATGTGATAGCAAGGCATCAAGATCTGGGATTTCACCACGTGAAGGGTCCCAGTGGCAAAAAGTCAAAAACCAAAATGCATATGGGATTTCATCACATGATGGCAAAAGCAGAATTTGCGCGCTCTTACACTGCAGCCACTTGGGTGTAGAATCCAACGGAATGGCAAGTAGGGGATGGAGTTA
This portion of the Setaria viridis chromosome 7, Setaria_viridis_v4.0, whole genome shotgun sequence genome encodes:
- the LOC140223315 gene encoding uncharacterized protein, with product MGWNWLVAPDTSKAHHSISSEEVNAMRGDLMLWPPVVVIHNSSIVSKAKDTEAKVVSMEEIEGVLANIGVPREKVKVSHGRPANQSVFLVKFQPTISGFQEAMRINDYFSSRNHGKEEFQQMRDGKGKKAAPVDNLEELLYAHIAVVEDLVYLDEEAKRRCKIRSKKEVEASADATLNLEP